The following coding sequences lie in one Chloroflexota bacterium genomic window:
- the sucD gene encoding succinate--CoA ligase subunit alpha, whose amino-acid sequence MSILVDRNSRVLVQGITGREGSFHTLRCIEYGTNVVAGVTPGRGGQKFAETDINVYDTVAEAVRETGAIVSLIFVPAPLAADAILESAAAGVALVVPIAEGIPPRDMVPVARALEGSSTRMLGPNCPGLISPGERCKVGIMPGAIHTPGRVGVVSRSGTLTYEAVGQLSALGIGQSSCVGIGGDPVSGTTFVDVLRLFNEDPETDAVVLIGEIGGTKEQEAAEYIKAEMTKPVASLIVGQSAPPGKRMGHAGAIITGSAARAENKVAALRDAGAAIIPSPADIGTTIQSVLGG is encoded by the coding sequence GAGTATGGCACGAACGTGGTGGCCGGCGTGACGCCGGGCCGCGGCGGGCAGAAGTTCGCGGAGACGGACATCAACGTGTACGACACCGTGGCGGAGGCCGTGCGGGAGACGGGGGCCATCGTGTCCCTGATCTTCGTGCCGGCGCCGTTGGCGGCGGACGCCATCCTGGAATCGGCGGCCGCGGGCGTGGCGCTGGTGGTGCCCATCGCCGAGGGGATCCCGCCGCGCGACATGGTGCCGGTGGCGCGGGCGCTCGAGGGGTCGAGCACGCGGATGCTGGGGCCGAACTGCCCGGGGCTCATATCGCCGGGCGAGCGGTGCAAGGTCGGCATCATGCCGGGGGCGATTCACACGCCGGGGCGCGTCGGGGTCGTCTCGCGCAGCGGGACGTTGACGTACGAGGCGGTTGGGCAGCTATCGGCGCTGGGGATCGGGCAGTCGAGCTGCGTCGGCATCGGGGGCGACCCGGTGAGCGGGACGACCTTTGTGGACGTGCTGCGGCTGTTCAACGAGGACCCGGAGACGGACGCGGTAGTGCTCATCGGCGAGATCGGCGGCACGAAGGAGCAGGAGGCCGCGGAGTACATCAAGGCGGAAATGACGAAGCCGGTGGCGTCGCTCATCGTCGGGCAGAGCGCACCTCCAGGGAAGCGCATGGGGCACGCGGGAGCGATCATCACGGGCTCGGCGGCGCGCGCGGAGAACAAGGTGGCGGCACTGCGGGACGCCGGGGCGGCGATCATCCCGTCGCCGGCGGACATCGGGACGACGATTCAAAGCGTGCTTGGAGGGTAG